A window of the Loxodonta africana isolate mLoxAfr1 chromosome 3, mLoxAfr1.hap2, whole genome shotgun sequence genome harbors these coding sequences:
- the LOC100663987 gene encoding zinc finger protein 883-like isoform X2, which produces MIEIFGNLDSVFKQGDNGQMSMKNDSWSSMLAEICGFHGIECQHNNQGRHVRICTVESLCESKDGKVNKGEDGNQCGKTFISVGYLTSLERTPSGSSLFECLECGKAFMDHSSFEYHIRSHAGYKPCHCKECGEDCSYLSYLKPRLREKLCKRKDYGKPCSCSLTLANHLRTHSGEQPYECKECGKAFSCLSSLIRHIRTRSGQRPYECKECGKAFLYSSSLATHIRIHSGEKPYKCKECEKAFIYLSSLIRHTRSHSGERPYECKECGKAFTCSSSLATHIRTHSGERPYECKECGKCFSFSSSLTTHKRLHSGERPYECKECGKAFTCSSSLTTHTRSHSGERPYECKECGKCFSCSSSLTTHKRLHSGERPYECKECGKAFTRSSSLTTHTRSHSGERPYEYKECGKTFGRSSHLTIHKRMHSEERPHECKECGKAFKQLSQLNRHVKIHSGEKPYECMECGKSFSKVSYFTGHMRAHKGYRPYECKECGKAFRYSSYLTTHKRTHSGEKPYQCKECGKAFFQFSHLMTHIRSRSGEKLYECKECGKAFSRFSSLCKHICTYNEDRPNDSKECEKSVSSDKSLTM; this is translated from the exons atgatagAAATCTTCGGGAACCTGGACTCAG TTTTTAAACAGGGTGATAATGGACAAATGTCCATGAAGAATGACAGCTGGTCCTCCATGTTAGCAGAAATCTGTGGATTCCATGGCATTGAGTGTCAGCACAACAACCAGGGAAGGCATGTGAG AATATGTACAGTAGAGAGCCTCTGTGAAAGTAAAGATGGTAAAGTAAATAAAGGTGAAGACGGTAATCAGTGTGGAAAAACTTTCATCTCCGTTGGATATCTTACTAGTCTTGAACGAACCCCATCTGGAAGCAGTCTTTTTGAATGCcttgaatgtggaaaagcctttatgGATCATTCATCATTTGAGTATCACATCAGATCTCACGCTGGATACAAACCGTGTCAttgtaaggaatgtggagaagATTGCAGTTATCTTTCTTACCTAAAACCTCGACTGAGAGAGAAGCTTTGTAAACGTAAGGATTATGGTAAACCTTGTAGTTGTTCCTTAACCCTCGCTAATCATctgagaactcacagtggagagcagccttatgaatgtaaggaatgtgggaaagcctttagttgtctCTCAAGCCTCATTAGACATATAAGAACTCGCAGTGgacagaggccttatgaatgtaaggaatgtgggaaagcctttttaTACTCCTCATCCCTTGCTACACAtataagaattcacagtggagagaagccttacaaatgtaaggaatgtgagaAAGCCTTTATTTATCTCTCAAGCCTCATTAGACATACAAGgtctcacagtggagagaggccttatgaatgtaaggaatgtgggaaagcctttacttgtTCCTCATCCCTTgctacacatataagaactcacagtggagagaggccttatgaatgtaaggaatgtggaaaatgcttttctttttcctcGTCTCTCACTACCCATAAAAGACtgcacagtggagagaggccttatgaatgtaaggaatgtgggaaagcctttacttgtTCCTCATCTCTCACCACACATACAAgatctcacagtggagagaggccttatgaatgtaaggaatgtggaaaatgCTTTTCTTGTTCCTCGTCTCTCACTACCCATAAAAGACtgcacagtggagagaggccttatgaatgtaaggaatgtgggaaagcctttactcgtTCCTCATCTCTCACCACACATACAAGATcgcacagtggagagaggccttatgaatataaggaatgtgggaaaacctttggTCGATCCTCACACCTCACTATCCATAAAAGAATGCACAGTGaagagaggcctcatgaatgcaaagaatgtgggaaagcctttaagCAGTTATCACAACTCAACAGACATGTAAAAATTCACAGTGgtgagaagccttatgaatgtatggAATGTGGAAAATCCTTTAGTAAGGTTTCATACTTCACTGGCCATATGAGAGCTCACAAAGGATacaggccttatgaatgtaaagaatgtgggaaagcttttagaTATTCCTCATACCTCACTACCCATAAAAGAAcgcacagtggagagaagccttatcagtgtaaggaatgtgggaaagccttttttCAGTTCTCACACCTCATGACCCATATAAGATCTCGCAGTGGAGAGAAGCTTTAtgagtgtaaggaatgtgggaaagcctttagtcgttTCTCGTCCTTGTGTAAACACATTTGTACTTACAATGAAGATAGGCCTAATGATAGTAAGGAATGTGAGAAATCCGTTAGTTCTGACAAATCACTGACGATGTAA
- the LOC100663987 gene encoding zinc finger protein 883-like isoform X1: MNSVVFEDVAVNFTQEEWALLDFSQRKLYRDVMIEIFGNLDSVFKQGDNGQMSMKNDSWSSMLAEICGFHGIECQHNNQGRHVRICTVESLCESKDGKVNKGEDGNQCGKTFISVGYLTSLERTPSGSSLFECLECGKAFMDHSSFEYHIRSHAGYKPCHCKECGEDCSYLSYLKPRLREKLCKRKDYGKPCSCSLTLANHLRTHSGEQPYECKECGKAFSCLSSLIRHIRTRSGQRPYECKECGKAFLYSSSLATHIRIHSGEKPYKCKECEKAFIYLSSLIRHTRSHSGERPYECKECGKAFTCSSSLATHIRTHSGERPYECKECGKCFSFSSSLTTHKRLHSGERPYECKECGKAFTCSSSLTTHTRSHSGERPYECKECGKCFSCSSSLTTHKRLHSGERPYECKECGKAFTRSSSLTTHTRSHSGERPYEYKECGKTFGRSSHLTIHKRMHSEERPHECKECGKAFKQLSQLNRHVKIHSGEKPYECMECGKSFSKVSYFTGHMRAHKGYRPYECKECGKAFRYSSYLTTHKRTHSGEKPYQCKECGKAFFQFSHLMTHIRSRSGEKLYECKECGKAFSRFSSLCKHICTYNEDRPNDSKECEKSVSSDKSLTM; encoded by the exons AACTCAGTGGTCTTTGAGGATGTGGCTGTGAACTTCACccaggaagagtgggctttgctggatttttctcagaggaaactctacagagatgtgatgatagAAATCTTCGGGAACCTGGACTCAG TTTTTAAACAGGGTGATAATGGACAAATGTCCATGAAGAATGACAGCTGGTCCTCCATGTTAGCAGAAATCTGTGGATTCCATGGCATTGAGTGTCAGCACAACAACCAGGGAAGGCATGTGAG AATATGTACAGTAGAGAGCCTCTGTGAAAGTAAAGATGGTAAAGTAAATAAAGGTGAAGACGGTAATCAGTGTGGAAAAACTTTCATCTCCGTTGGATATCTTACTAGTCTTGAACGAACCCCATCTGGAAGCAGTCTTTTTGAATGCcttgaatgtggaaaagcctttatgGATCATTCATCATTTGAGTATCACATCAGATCTCACGCTGGATACAAACCGTGTCAttgtaaggaatgtggagaagATTGCAGTTATCTTTCTTACCTAAAACCTCGACTGAGAGAGAAGCTTTGTAAACGTAAGGATTATGGTAAACCTTGTAGTTGTTCCTTAACCCTCGCTAATCATctgagaactcacagtggagagcagccttatgaatgtaaggaatgtgggaaagcctttagttgtctCTCAAGCCTCATTAGACATATAAGAACTCGCAGTGgacagaggccttatgaatgtaaggaatgtgggaaagcctttttaTACTCCTCATCCCTTGCTACACAtataagaattcacagtggagagaagccttacaaatgtaaggaatgtgagaAAGCCTTTATTTATCTCTCAAGCCTCATTAGACATACAAGgtctcacagtggagagaggccttatgaatgtaaggaatgtgggaaagcctttacttgtTCCTCATCCCTTgctacacatataagaactcacagtggagagaggccttatgaatgtaaggaatgtggaaaatgcttttctttttcctcGTCTCTCACTACCCATAAAAGACtgcacagtggagagaggccttatgaatgtaaggaatgtgggaaagcctttacttgtTCCTCATCTCTCACCACACATACAAgatctcacagtggagagaggccttatgaatgtaaggaatgtggaaaatgCTTTTCTTGTTCCTCGTCTCTCACTACCCATAAAAGACtgcacagtggagagaggccttatgaatgtaaggaatgtgggaaagcctttactcgtTCCTCATCTCTCACCACACATACAAGATcgcacagtggagagaggccttatgaatataaggaatgtgggaaaacctttggTCGATCCTCACACCTCACTATCCATAAAAGAATGCACAGTGaagagaggcctcatgaatgcaaagaatgtgggaaagcctttaagCAGTTATCACAACTCAACAGACATGTAAAAATTCACAGTGgtgagaagccttatgaatgtatggAATGTGGAAAATCCTTTAGTAAGGTTTCATACTTCACTGGCCATATGAGAGCTCACAAAGGATacaggccttatgaatgtaaagaatgtgggaaagcttttagaTATTCCTCATACCTCACTACCCATAAAAGAAcgcacagtggagagaagccttatcagtgtaaggaatgtgggaaagccttttttCAGTTCTCACACCTCATGACCCATATAAGATCTCGCAGTGGAGAGAAGCTTTAtgagtgtaaggaatgtgggaaagcctttagtcgttTCTCGTCCTTGTGTAAACACATTTGTACTTACAATGAAGATAGGCCTAATGATAGTAAGGAATGTGAGAAATCCGTTAGTTCTGACAAATCACTGACGATGTAA
- the LOC100663987 gene encoding zinc finger protein 883-like isoform X3 translates to MSMKNDSWSSMLAEICGFHGIECQHNNQGRHVRICTVESLCESKDGKVNKGEDGNQCGKTFISVGYLTSLERTPSGSSLFECLECGKAFMDHSSFEYHIRSHAGYKPCHCKECGEDCSYLSYLKPRLREKLCKRKDYGKPCSCSLTLANHLRTHSGEQPYECKECGKAFSCLSSLIRHIRTRSGQRPYECKECGKAFLYSSSLATHIRIHSGEKPYKCKECEKAFIYLSSLIRHTRSHSGERPYECKECGKAFTCSSSLATHIRTHSGERPYECKECGKCFSFSSSLTTHKRLHSGERPYECKECGKAFTCSSSLTTHTRSHSGERPYECKECGKCFSCSSSLTTHKRLHSGERPYECKECGKAFTRSSSLTTHTRSHSGERPYEYKECGKTFGRSSHLTIHKRMHSEERPHECKECGKAFKQLSQLNRHVKIHSGEKPYECMECGKSFSKVSYFTGHMRAHKGYRPYECKECGKAFRYSSYLTTHKRTHSGEKPYQCKECGKAFFQFSHLMTHIRSRSGEKLYECKECGKAFSRFSSLCKHICTYNEDRPNDSKECEKSVSSDKSLTM, encoded by the exons ATGTCCATGAAGAATGACAGCTGGTCCTCCATGTTAGCAGAAATCTGTGGATTCCATGGCATTGAGTGTCAGCACAACAACCAGGGAAGGCATGTGAG AATATGTACAGTAGAGAGCCTCTGTGAAAGTAAAGATGGTAAAGTAAATAAAGGTGAAGACGGTAATCAGTGTGGAAAAACTTTCATCTCCGTTGGATATCTTACTAGTCTTGAACGAACCCCATCTGGAAGCAGTCTTTTTGAATGCcttgaatgtggaaaagcctttatgGATCATTCATCATTTGAGTATCACATCAGATCTCACGCTGGATACAAACCGTGTCAttgtaaggaatgtggagaagATTGCAGTTATCTTTCTTACCTAAAACCTCGACTGAGAGAGAAGCTTTGTAAACGTAAGGATTATGGTAAACCTTGTAGTTGTTCCTTAACCCTCGCTAATCATctgagaactcacagtggagagcagccttatgaatgtaaggaatgtgggaaagcctttagttgtctCTCAAGCCTCATTAGACATATAAGAACTCGCAGTGgacagaggccttatgaatgtaaggaatgtgggaaagcctttttaTACTCCTCATCCCTTGCTACACAtataagaattcacagtggagagaagccttacaaatgtaaggaatgtgagaAAGCCTTTATTTATCTCTCAAGCCTCATTAGACATACAAGgtctcacagtggagagaggccttatgaatgtaaggaatgtgggaaagcctttacttgtTCCTCATCCCTTgctacacatataagaactcacagtggagagaggccttatgaatgtaaggaatgtggaaaatgcttttctttttcctcGTCTCTCACTACCCATAAAAGACtgcacagtggagagaggccttatgaatgtaaggaatgtgggaaagcctttacttgtTCCTCATCTCTCACCACACATACAAgatctcacagtggagagaggccttatgaatgtaaggaatgtggaaaatgCTTTTCTTGTTCCTCGTCTCTCACTACCCATAAAAGACtgcacagtggagagaggccttatgaatgtaaggaatgtgggaaagcctttactcgtTCCTCATCTCTCACCACACATACAAGATcgcacagtggagagaggccttatgaatataaggaatgtgggaaaacctttggTCGATCCTCACACCTCACTATCCATAAAAGAATGCACAGTGaagagaggcctcatgaatgcaaagaatgtgggaaagcctttaagCAGTTATCACAACTCAACAGACATGTAAAAATTCACAGTGgtgagaagccttatgaatgtatggAATGTGGAAAATCCTTTAGTAAGGTTTCATACTTCACTGGCCATATGAGAGCTCACAAAGGATacaggccttatgaatgtaaagaatgtgggaaagcttttagaTATTCCTCATACCTCACTACCCATAAAAGAAcgcacagtggagagaagccttatcagtgtaaggaatgtgggaaagccttttttCAGTTCTCACACCTCATGACCCATATAAGATCTCGCAGTGGAGAGAAGCTTTAtgagtgtaaggaatgtgggaaagcctttagtcgttTCTCGTCCTTGTGTAAACACATTTGTACTTACAATGAAGATAGGCCTAATGATAGTAAGGAATGTGAGAAATCCGTTAGTTCTGACAAATCACTGACGATGTAA